The DNA window TGGGCTTTAGTAATTCAACCACAAAAGGTATTACTCATAATGAACAAAGGAGATCCACAGACGAAACGATGGAAAAGGGGTCTGTTTGATCATACTTTATAGTACTAATGTTCTATATTTGAGAACAATGGAACTATGAAGTCCCAACATACTTTCAAATAAACCAAATAGCACGAATGGGCAAAATGATAACGCAGCCTTTTTAATCACGATAATCCAGTAGTAGCTGGATTTGTTGTTTTATGTGAATTTTGTCTTAAACTGTCAGCCAGAAATACGGTATTGATtttcaaagacatttaaaaatacacTTCTTTCTGTCACTAACTGATCCGTTCGTGCACATCACCTGGGAAAAGCACGTCTGACACTACGGAGCATCTGTCAACACGACTGGCCTACTTTATCTGGTTGGCTAAAGAGATTTAACGTCTCCCTCCGCTTTCAGCGAGCTAGCAAGTAACATTTTCTGGTCATTGGTATGAGAAGAATCACAGTCAGTGGATCATCAACCTGTGGGATCCGTATTTGTTCTTCTAGTTTCCTGTAATCGTTCTCCCACACTGCGGAATGCAGAGGAAACTTCACTCTGATGTCGTCGCTAATGTTAGCCGTGGACATCTTCCTCCGTACGCGCCCGCTCACTCCAGCGTTAGCCTGCTTCTAGTGACTACAGCCATGGCAAAAACTGGATAACGAAAAACAATGAACGACTGATGCAGTAGATGCCCTCAATGTTTCACAGCAAAAACACCAAGACATCCAAACAACTAGCAACTTTCAATAAAGCTTCCTCTTAATAAAACTTTTGAACAAGGAAGTGCCTGAAGCGAAACCAAATCGTAAGAGGGGGTGTcttaaataaacagaaaatcaaCCAACTCGAAAAAAActtgaaaaataaatccaaactgTGCCGCGTTGGCATGAAGTGTAATTTTATTATCGACTTctagacttttaaaaaaatacaaataagattattAAATTAAAGATGATTTTAGAAAAAATACTAGATTCCATTGGGGCGGAACCATTTAACCTGGACACACGGGGTTATATCCGGTGTTCCCCCGAATGTGGTTATATTCGGCGCACTTAATTGTGATTAATTATGGTGGGGTATTGTACTACAAATACCAATAAATCACAATTTCCTAATCCACCCAGGccgttttttaaaaataagaccAGGGGGTTTAATTTCCGAGAGGTTACTGGGCCGTATCGCAAATCTATCGCACCGGTGCAACCAAGGCAAACTTGTTAGCTAAATACAGACATTATTTGTTAGGTTAATGAGCGGTTAGGATATGTACGACGTTTAATGCGTTCCTGCTTGACACGGGTTTCATAGTTTcagttctgttttattttttgtttatttgggGTGATGTTCACTTCCCCAGTAAGCAATGCATTTATAGAATATATACATTTAGAACTAAAATCAGAAAACCTTGAATGAGTACGAAATCAAAGAAAACCATCCCCAGTGTTTTTGCGTTGCCgttgttttgtcttttctttctttttagttATTAACGATTCTCACTTGTGAATATCATCCAACTATATTCTGAAATCGTGTCACTAGGGTAGTGAAGTTTATTCTTCCCTCTGTAGAGACTGTCAGGTTCACTAACACCGGAATTCAAAACACCGTTGGGTACAGTTTATCTCCGTTATAATTCAGAAAATCTTTTGtagacagaaaaaaggaacgGATCTAAATTTACTCGTACAAATATTAAAACTACTGTGAGGCGTGAATCGGCCCCTCTCGTGCTGAACTGCGGGAATAATTTCCCTCGACACTAGGTCACACTCGGTGCGGCCAGTGAGAGCGCTGTAGTGTCGCTGTCTGCCGGGCGGAGTTCACCCAACGGGCTGGTAGCTTGTTATATGCTAAGTCAACCAACTAACTGGCAAATACCGTTGCCCTTCCCGTTTAATGTGATGACGCTGTGGCGCCTGTAATGCAAATGTTAGTTAAAAATAAGAACGAGTGGGCTATCATCAGCAGAGGAGTAAAtactctctttttttgtttataATTAGCTCGTTTTGCTAACACTGAGGACGCTCCTGCAGGGTAAACCAATGGTTACCGTAACGTAGCAGCCACGATAGTTCGgatctttttccccccccaaagATATCTCCTCCCGAATCAAGAATGTCTAAGCGCCTCCGGAATACCGAGCTGTGCGCCGACTGCAGTGCTCCAGGTAGGCTGCGCCGTTTACTGTTGGCCTGGAATCAGCGACGTTTGGGAATCGATAGTGTTGCACTTGTTTCGAATCGGTTTTGGGCTCGTCTGTTGCAGTGAATCCTTTCAGCAACTTGAAGGTGCTAGTTATGATGGCAacggaaataaaaacagctgaagcGCTTTCCTATAAAAGTATTTCAGCGAGTTGTAATCCGATCAGTAATGATGGATTATATTAATCCCTTATGATTATCTGTGGGTGATCAATCAAAAATCTTTCCGGTTCCAGATGGATGTATATTAAAGCTGTGTAAACGCGTATGCAACCTAGTTAATTGTGCTGTTTAGAGATAAGTAGAACTTTAGGTCACCGTACATTGGTCAAATACCCTATAAttgtaaatatatatgtatatttttaagAGTAATGGTGTTTTTTGATCGAATAAACTATTTCCTGTACTCTTACAAAGTCTTTCTAGTGCAGAGGAAGTACTGCAGACCATGTTGAGCCCAATAGTTTCAGCAGTTGTGCCTTTTGAAATGGTCTCACAgatgacacaaacacagcattCACTGTCAAATATGCCCGGAGAACATGTTCCACAGATTTGTACGGAATACACTCAAAAGTCCCATTTACGCATGAAGAAATGACGTGATGTTTTCTGCAGGCACAGGAAGCAAAACAGGATGCGCGAGTGAATCGACCACATGCCTCCAATGCAAACACGTCTGTATTGTGGCTACATAATGTATTGAACATATGATTTACTGTAGCCGTGTGAATTATTTTGAGGATCGTGTTTTCTTAGATGTGTACAAGAGGTCATTTTTCAACAGCTTTGCACCGATTTCTTATTGCATGTACAAAAAACCCCCCGATGTAATTGGTATCATTCAACCTTTGGCATTTTGTGGGTCATCAAGTCGCTCATATTAGTGAAAGCCCTCAGgcctcctcagcagctgctgttgcacaCAAACTCTGCCAGTTGTTGGTTGTGAATATTTTTGGAGTTTGAAGATGTGATATTAAATTTAGCCTTGCTTGTTAAGCAGAAGAAAAGGCACGCCAGCACCATCCCTCAGGTCTGGGCTGAGGAGTAAAGAGGAGATTAGGTGCCAGAATGGTGCCAAAACCCCAGCAGCTGttcttcctccacctcagctgctgctgctatggcCTCCACGGTCGGTCCTGTCACCGTGCCAGACATTCAAATCTGTTTCACACTGTGTCGGCTGTTTGAGCATTGTGTGAATTTACCATATTTTGGGGTGTGACGTGTTATCTGTCAGAAGAGCCTTAATATAAAACAGCAGATAGCGTTTCTCTGGGCCATATGGTAAAGAGGTTAAAGCTAAATACACTGATGTATTTTAGTCACATTGACCTGAATTTTTCTTAAAGGTACAACCTTTCCTAAATGTGCAGAACTAAATGTCTTGATATGATGTCTGGTGTGCTTACCAGAGAAGGTTTCTGCTTGCTAATCGGATATTTGTAGTACTTCAACTTAGAAAATCTTGTTTTCACTACCTTTCTGGATATGGCAACAAATTTATCAGGTCCAACAGGATTAAATCCTCGTGTTCTTCCTATTACCGTCTTTCTGCCTGTATTTAAACTGAAGACCTTTTTAAGGCATTAGAAAAACATTTGTGGGATAAGTTTAACATCatgttcatcatcatcaccatcaatgttttctcattttcataAAGCATCTTAATAGCACCAGAAACCAACCATTTGAACATGTTCTCcttacacttcctgttttctttctgtaaTGCTAATTTTGCCTGAGATGCTTGATTGAAGACCACAAACCGAGCTGCTTTACTTCGACAGTAAAGTTATTCTTGTGGGGTCGctggacctttgacctcatcagGTGGACTTAAAGTGTGTCCTCGATCCCCCAATTTCCATTCTCCAGGAGCCGGATGAATGAAATCTGTTACAAATGCCAAAAGTTTCTATTTTGTCTTTTAGATCCTCGCTGGGCCTCAGTGAACAGGGGTGTGTTGATTTGCGACGAGTGCTGCAGCGTTCATCGAAGCTTGGGCAGGCACAGCTCCCAAGTCCGCCACCTGAGGCACACACCGTGGCCTCCCACGCAGCTCCAGGTACACACCCTGTACCACAAAGCATGATATGTGTCAATGCCtgggttattttttaaaactgtaCCTCCTGAAATTCCTAATGGCTCAATTCTTTTTCATTATCTCCCCTCTAGATGGTTCAGACGTTATACAGCAATGGAGCCAATTCAATATGGGAGCACTCCCTTCTGGACCCAGCCTCAGTGATGAGCGGGAAACGGAAGGCCAACCCTCAGGACAAGCTGCAGTGAGTGGCCGCTGTTCATAGTGACGGAGGGGTGATTTGTCTCGATATAACTGAGTGGTTTCATCTTTCTTTCATGTTTCTTGTCACGAAAGCCCAAACAAATCAGAGTTTATAAAGGCCAAATATCAAATGCTGGCGTTTGTGCACCGCATGCCGTGCCGAGAGGACGACAGCTCGACCGCCAATGATCTCAGCAAAGTATTACAACATGTTTCTTTGCACAAAACCTTATTAAGGCcgtctgcatgtgtgttaatTGCTCTTGTTTTGTTTCCCTCAGCAACTTCACTCGAGTGTTCGCACTGGGAATCTGGAGACTTGTTTGAGGTTGTTATCTCTGGGAGCACAAGCAAATTTCTTTCACCCTGTAAGCTTTACCTGTGGAATTAAAATAGAACCACCTCCAAGTCTTCTCACCTGTTGATTTAAAGAGTCGGTTCATGTGCACTTCTCCAGGAAAAAGGGAACACTCCGTTACATGTTGCTGCAAAGGCGGGACAAGTGTCTCAGGCTGAGCTCCTAACGGTGTACGGGGCCGACCCCGGGGCCCCTGACAGCAACGGCAAAACCCCCATCGATTATGCAAGGTTAGCTGTTCTTATTAAGCTCGAGCTGATGGAGCCGCCTGCCTCACGTGGTGGTTCAACGTTCGTCCCTGCAGGGAAGCCGGCCACCACGAGCTGGCAGAGAGGCTAGTGGAAATTCAGTATGAACTGACTGACCGTCTGGCGTTCTACCTATGTGGACGAAGACCAGGTAAGCGGTGAGAGGGAACATGTCAGCGGGGACTGGGCGGTGGTTTAAAGAGCTTTCTATTCTAAGCGTGCTGACATTTCTGGTTCTTTTCAGATCATAAAAATGGCCAGCACTTCATCGTTCCGCAAATGGCTGACAGGTAAGAGCGGAATCTTTAGTTTGGTTTCTAAGTAACCTtagaggtggtgtgtgtgtttggcactGTTGTGCATCTGcgtcaaaaatgttttttttctctctcttttcttgcTCTCTTGATAAATAAGGAACATGTAAGTATCAGGATGACGTGTACTTACAGTCACAATTTAGTTGTTCATGAAAGCGTTTGTCTGTTCGTAGCAGTTTAGATTTATCAGAGCTGGCCAAGGCGGCAAAGAGGAAGCTCCAGTCTGTAAGTGTTTTTGCAAAATAACTCATTTCTCAGGATTTTAATTAAGTGTAATTTGCATATCGTCGCGCAGCTCAGTAACCACTTATTTGAGGAGTTAGCCATGGATGTGTACGATGAGGTGGACAGACGAGAGACCGATGCAGGTAGGGTGAAACGGTTCGTTCTCGCCGTCTCACTTCAGCACGCCGTTGGTCTCAGTTCTGCTGTTATTTGTAGTGTGGCTGGCGACACAGAACCACAGCACCCTGGTGACGGAGACCACCGTGGTGCCTTTCCTTCCTGTGAACCCAGAGTATTCGTCCACACGCAACCAGGCACGTtgcctccacacatccaccctTAACCTCACACAACATCACACTAGGCTGTTTGACTGCAGCTGACGCTGTCTCGGTTTTCTCGTATAGGGACGGCAAAAACTGGCAAGATTTAACGCACACGAATTCGCAACTCTTGTGATCGACATACTGAGCGACGCTAAACGCCGGCAAAGAGGAAATTCAGTAGCCAGTCCCAAAGGTGGGTTGTTTTCTTGCCTTAGTGACGCCGCCGTGTTGTCCAGACACGCTGTAAATCGCGTTCTCTGGGCGACAGATAACATTGAATTCATCCTGAAGAACATCGGGGGCAGACGTAGCGATACCCAGGACAACGACCAGCCTGACTACGACAGCGTGGCATCTGACGAGGACACAGATCAAGACCTCCCTTCCAGCAAAGGAGATCGCACCAAGGTGCTCGGTCCCCAGGTTTAGTCTTTGTTTGCACTCTGGCCTTTTACTGACATAAAAACTTGACACTTATTATTGAAGCTAATGTTAAAGCTAATCTGCAAAGCTGGAAACACTGCAGTCAGTCTTCATTCATTCTTTCTCTGTTgattcccctcccctccccagagTCTGGACTCGGATCTCTCCGACGGTCCCATCACCATGCAGGAATACGTGGACTTGAAAAATGCGCTGACTGCCTCAGAAGTCAAGATTCAGCACCTCATGAAAGCCAACAACAACCTGAGCGATGAGCTAAGGCTCATGCAGAAAAAGGTATCAACCATGCTGCACCAATAAGATCACTAACACCTGGTGAGGGTTGGATCAGGGGAGGGGATGTGGCAGcggtccctctctctctctctctgtttctctctctctctctctgtctctctctctgtttctctctctctctctggcgtGAAGCCCCAGCCTGTGGGCGTATGGAGAATGGAATGCTCTGCGGCAGGATAAGGCCGCTGTGAcaccctgctgctccaccctgctgctccaccctctgtTCTGTATTTAAGCTTAAATGAAAAGTGGAAATTggaaaagaagcagctgacctTTGTTCCTGTTGAACCTTTTGCAATAAATAAGAGTCATATCATTTCTTTCTAATTGTACTAATCTGCATGttttaatgttgttgttttttttttaacaaaagcatgaaataATCACCATTGGGTTTAAATCACTTCTTAACTAACTGAATTGTATGTGTGTGCCTTGCTTCATCACATATACTGTGTATAATTACTTTAGTACACATGCAGGCCTCTGATGCATGGTTACgttgtattttgttttcttaaattTGTGTTTATAGGAGCCTTTACTGATTATCTTTTACTGATGGTGAGTGTAAACTGAGTTTCGTGGTTTCATTGAGAGGCCAACAGGTAACTCAGGCCGTGAGGATGCATTCACACATTAACCACGTGTCTTTAAGCTTTAACTGCAGCCATAGTGACGTTTATCATAGTAACCAAACCTAAATTAATTCTGGCTGTTTGTATCTAAATCCCTGACGATTCAGTCCATTCCCGGGCGTTTCTGATCCTCTCTTAAGTCCCCAGTTAATCTGTCTGTACTGTGGCTAAATCTTTGACTCAAACTGCACCTGCGCTGCTTCTCTGTGCAGCAGACATTTTGCTTGCTTGTCACCTGCTTTGCTTTGTTCAGGCCAAGAGCAAATCCTTTTGGGTTGACGGCTAAGTTATGGAAAACATGGCTCTGTCACGGGGCCTTTTTTAAATCGACGTGGTTTTTTTCTGTAACAGTTTTGTACCCACAGAGgtgttttcttcctctcctaTTTGCCCTGTGGCTGAACTAACGGCAGGAGTATCATATTCTAATGAatctgtggatgagagcagggAACCTAGCTTGCTTTGCTGAGAGCTGCTCTTAGTATGTTGCTGACCGTCTCTTCCAGCTGCACACTCTGCAAAGCGAGAACTCCTCTCTCAGGCGGCAGGTCACAGCCAATATCTATCAGATCCCCAGCTCTTCAGAGTACCCCGACCCCTCCAGTCCCTCAGCCCTGAAACGCCGGCAGTCCTCGCGGGCCAGTCGGCCCATGTCTATGTATGAGACCGGCTCGGGCCTGAAGCCCTTCCTTTCTAAAGGGGAAACCCCTTACCCGGAGGAGGGTATCCCCACCCTGCAACCCTTCCCACCTCATGTAAGTAAGACCCGTTCCCAGCTTTCCTTTGCCATTTCCTTTCCTGTGCCCTTTTTCcatccctttcctcctcttcctttgttTGTTCACCCTTTCCTCGGTTCAGGGGACGTCATCAGAAACATGTCATACATTTCATCTCGACAGCTCCCTAAACCCATTATCCCACATTCGTCTGTTGTTTACTGGTGCCGTTCGGTTGTATGAGACGATGCTGTTATTTTGATCTTTTCTGAAGCTTTGTACCGTGTTTAATGTCGATGAAGCATTAAAACTACCATacaaacatgtgtttttgtAATGCATGATAatttcacacacactgtcctcTCGCCTGTGTTTGGTCTTTCTCTGATTCCATAACGAGTTCCACGTAATCATCTCTGATATCACTGGGATCTTTCCTTGGTCTTCTCTCTCAATGGAATGAATCATCGGTCCCCAGTTAACGTGTCTTTTCCTGGATGCGGAAATGCTCACTAGAGGAAACGTGGGAGGATCGACGTTTGTTCTTGAGCTTTCCTTAGAATTCCTCTATTATTAATAGCTGCTTCCATCCCTCAACGCCATCCACAACATGAAATATCTCACCAAACTGCCATAAATCTGAGCTCATTTGTGTGTTCACGATGTCAGGATTTGTTAAATGTGATTTGACCTCTGCCTTTAGACAGAAAAGGGCCCTTTTGCCACCACCTCTTCATCCCTCCCCTCATTTCCATCCACCCTGTCGTGGTCGAAGGATGACAGTTGTGAGAAGGTTAAGTACATCTGTGCACCCACCTTCTGTGGGACGCAGCCCACTTCGGAGAGCATAGCTTTATTTCTCCTGTTCGTCCTCACCTGGCTCTGTCCACCTTGTACGCTGCTCTTTATCCACTCTGCTGCATGAGTCACGCGCCCGGGCCTGACGCCCTCGCCACTGGCCATCACTCACCCATTGAAAGTACAATCTGGGCCTCAGAAACCCGGGCGCATTTGcatttttgcagcatttgtGCGAACGCTGAGCCGTCCCTTAGGTCTCTGGCAGCATGTTCTGGGATTCGAGCGAGTCCTCCCTGTGTGGATGCAGCTTTGAGGCTGATGGTGAATCTAAATAGAGTTAGTGGCAAAGTTTAAGGTAACACATGTGTTGCTAAGTGTTCTATGCactcattcttttttttaatgaagcttTTCAGGTGGACTTGATATTATGCTCCAGTTTAGTAGCAGCAAACCTGTTTTTGTGCCATATGATCTGAACAGTTTCTTACTAATCTTGTCTTGAATGTGCTCTTGCTTCTGTTTCACTGGCTGGCACACATGTGCACAAGTAGTATTTGCTCCTATTCTAACTTTTTATACAGTAAAAGTATGTGATGTTCTACACGTTCTGCATCTGCATTTTCCCTCTTCAGCCGCTGATTTTGCCTCTGGTCAGAGTTTCTCATGTGAGAGATTTTTGCATTCTTTCCAGGCCTCAAAGTTagagaaacagagcagcatgCCCGAAAGTGATTATGACAACACGTTCAATGACTCAGAGGTGGATGACTCGGGGTAAGAACACCACCCAGAGACGCTTTTGGAGCAATAGCAGGTGAAGTTTGCTCTGATTGTTGCCACCCACCCCTAGATTAGGCCGGAGAGGCAGGATGAGGAGCTGCGGTTGGCTGGGGGAAGGCAGCTCCATCCCAGAGCTGGACGATCCCGAGACGGAGCCTGACCCCGCGCTCCCCAGCACGGAGGACGTCATCCGCAAGACCGAGCAGATCACCAAGAacatccaggagctgctgcgagCCGCTCAGGAGAACAAACACGACAGGTCGGTGTCTGCGGGAGAAGAAGCACCAACATTTCTCCTGTTCTCTCCTCAGTCGTAATCTTGAATCTGCTCAGCTGTTTGCATTCTCACTGCTGTCGTATCTTCACTCTCCCCCACCGTCTCCTCTCGGCGTCACCGTTCCCCTCGCCCTGCCCCGCCAGCCGGCCGTGCGAGCGTGAAGGCGTGCGCCGGCTCAGGCACAGCCTGGGATGCTTCAGCACTCTGGTCCCCTGGGCTGAGAAAGCCCCCGCTCCCCTCCATCCGCTCAGCCTCCGACCCCCTGACCCCTCCTCCTGGTACTCTGGCCTCTGTCCCTGCCTCCCAGGCACAgtgttctcttcctctccctcacccACTCTCGGACTCACCCGCGTGTCTCCTGCCCGTCCTGCTAACGAGCGCTCTGTTTCTCTCACTCTTTCCCTCATTCGTTTCTCTCaccctcctctttccctcctcaaGAGCTGATTTCGTTTTTTTTGGTTCTAAAAAGGCCGTGAGCTGATTTGTGAACTCAAGGTCACGCAGGTCATTGAGGCGAGTTTGCAGTGAGACTGATGTGTGTGTCGGAGTCTCAGCGctcatgtttgttttaatagcATGTTAGTTAACCATGAACGATAATGCACGCTGTGTTGATATTTTAATCCCACAGGTGCATGTAAAAGCTTAATTTATACTTGCTGATGCGTCATTTTGGGAACTCACAAGCTGTTTTTTCCCGCCCACAGCTTCATACCCTGCTCAGAAAGAATACATGTGGCTGTGACTGAAATGGCTGCCCTCTTTCCAAAGGTACGGCGCCGCTACTTTTGAAGCATTTGACGATCCAAAAACACGGTAAATATTTTCCAT is part of the Takifugu rubripes chromosome 21, fTakRub1.2, whole genome shotgun sequence genome and encodes:
- the git2a gene encoding ARF GTPase-activating protein GIT2a isoform X5, whose protein sequence is MSKRLRNTELCADCSAPDPRWASVNRGVLICDECCSVHRSLGRHSSQVRHLRHTPWPPTQLQMVQTLYSNGANSIWEHSLLDPASVMSGKRKANPQDKLHPNKSEFIKAKYQMLAFVHRMPCREDDSSTANDLSKQLHSSVRTGNLETCLRLLSLGAQANFFHPEKGNTPLHVAAKAGQVSQAELLTVYGADPGAPDSNGKTPIDYAREAGHHELAERLVEIQYELTDRLAFYLCGRRPDHKNGQHFIVPQMADRNISLDLSELAKAAKRKLQSLSNHLFEELAMDVYDEVDRRETDAVWLATQNHSTLVTETTVVPFLPVNPEYSSTRNQGRQKLARFNAHEFATLVIDILSDAKRRQRGNSVASPKDNIEFILKNIGGRRSDTQDNDQPDYDSVASDEDTDQDLPSSKGDRTKSLDSDLSDGPITMQEYVDLKNALTASEVKIQHLMKANNNLSDELRLMQKKLHTLQSENSSLRRQVTANIYQIPSSSEYPDPSSPSALKRRQSSRASRPMSMYETGSGLKPFLSKGETPYPEEGIPTLQPFPPHTEKGPFATTSSSLPSFPSTLSWSKDDSCEKASKLEKQSSMPESDYDNTFNDSEVDDSGLGRRGRMRSCGWLGEGSSIPELDDPETEPDPALPSTEDVIRKTEQITKNIQELLRAAQENKHDSRPCEREGVRRLRHSLGCFSTLVPWAEKAPAPLHPLSLRPPDPSSWYSGLCPCLPGTVFSSSPSPTLGLTRVSPARPANERSVSLTLSLIRFSHPPLSLLKS
- the git2a gene encoding ARF GTPase-activating protein GIT2a isoform X6 is translated as MSKRLRNTELCADCSAPDPRWASVNRGVLICDECCSVHRSLGRHSSQVRHLRHTPWPPTQLQMVQTLYSNGANSIWEHSLLDPASVMSGKRKANPQDKLHPNKSEFIKAKYQMLAFVHRMPCREDDSSTANDLSKQLHSSVRTGNLETCLRLLSLGAQANFFHPEKGNTPLHVAAKAGQVSQAELLTVYGADPGAPDSNGKTPIDYAREAGHHELAERLVEIQYELTDRLAFYLCGRRPDHKNGQHFIVPQMADSSLDLSELAKAAKRKLQSLSNHLFEELAMDVYDEVDRRETDAVWLATQNHSTLVTETTVVPFLPVNPEYSSTRNQGRQKLARFNAHEFATLVIDILSDAKRRQRGNSVASPKDNIEFILKNIGGRRSDTQDNDQPDYDSVASDEDTDQDLPSSKGDRTKSLDSDLSDGPITMQEYVDLKNALTASEVKIQHLMKANNNLSDELRLMQKKLHTLQSENSSLRRQVTANIYQIPSSSEYPDPSSPSALKRRQSSRASRPMSMYETGSGLKPFLSKGETPYPEEGIPTLQPFPPHTEKGPFATTSSSLPSFPSTLSWSKDDSCEKASKLEKQSSMPESDYDNTFNDSEVDDSGLGRRGRMRSCGWLGEGSSIPELDDPETEPDPALPSTEDVIRKTEQITKNIQELLRAAQENKHDSRPCEREGVRRLRHSLGCFSTLVPWAEKAPAPLHPLSLRPPDPSSWYSGLCPCLPGTVFSSSPSPTLGLTRVSPARPANERSVSLTLSLIRFSHPPLSLLKS
- the git2a gene encoding ARF GTPase-activating protein GIT2a isoform X14, which produces MSKRLRNTELCADCSAPDPRWASVNRGVLICDECCSVHRSLGRHSSQVRHLRHTPWPPTQLQMVQTLYSNGANSIWEHSLLDPASVMSGKRKANPQDKLHPNKSEFIKAKYQMLAFVHRMPCREDDSSTANDLSKQLHSSVRTGNLETCLRLLSLGAQANFFHPEKGNTPLHVAAKAGQVSQAELLTVYGADPGAPDSNGKTPIDYAREAGHHELAERLVEIQYELTDRLAFYLCGRRPDHKNGQHFIVPQMADSSLDLSELAKAAKRKLQSLSNHLFEELAMDVYDEVDRRETDAVWLATQNHSTLVTETTVVPFLPVNPEYSSTRNQGRQKLARFNAHEFATLVIDILSDAKRRQRGNSVASPKDNIEFILKNIGGRRSDTQDNDQPDYDSVASDEDTDQDLPSSKGDRTKSLDSDLSDGPITMQEYVDLKNALTASEVKIQHLMKANNNLSDELRLMQKKLHTLQSENSSLRRQVTANIYQIPSSSEYPDPSSPSALKRRQSSRASRPMSMYETGSGLKPFLSKGETPYPEEGIPTLQPFPPHVKKGPFATTSSSLPSFPSTLSWSKDDSCEKASKLEKQSSMPESDYDNTFNDSEVDDSGLGRRGRMRSCGWLGEGSSIPELDDPETEPDPALPSTEDVIRKTEQITKNIQELLRAAQENKHDSFIPCSERIHVAVTEMAALFPKKPRSDTVRGSLRLLTSSAYRLQSECKKAAPSEGCPGPDMQLVTQQVIQCAYDIAKAAKQLVTVTTKENTN
- the git2a gene encoding ARF GTPase-activating protein GIT2a isoform X12, which encodes MSKRLRNTELCADCSAPDPRWASVNRGVLICDECCSVHRSLGRHSSQVRHLRHTPWPPTQLQMVQTLYSNGANSIWEHSLLDPASVMSGKRKANPQDKLHPNKSEFIKAKYQMLAFVHRMPCREDDSSTANDLSKQLHSSVRTGNLETCLRLLSLGAQANFFHPEKGNTPLHVAAKAGQVSQAELLTVYGADPGAPDSNGKTPIDYAREAGHHELAERLVEIQYELTDRLAFYLCGRRPDHKNGQHFIVPQMADRNISLDLSELAKAAKRKLQSLSNHLFEELAMDVYDEVDRRETDAVWLATQNHSTLVTETTVVPFLPVNPEYSSTRNQGRQKLARFNAHEFATLVIDILSDAKRRQRGNSVASPKDNIEFILKNIGGRRSDTQDNDQPDYDSVASDEDTDQDLPSSKGDRTKVLGPQSLDSDLSDGPITMQEYVDLKNALTASEVKIQHLMKANNNLSDELRLMQKKTEKGPFATTSSSLPSFPSTLSWSKDDSCEKASKLEKQSSMPESDYDNTFNDSEVDDSGLGRRGRMRSCGWLGEGSSIPELDDPETEPDPALPSTEDVIRKTEQITKNIQELLRAAQENKHDSRPCEREGVRRLRHSLGCFSTLVPWAEKAPAPLHPLSLRPPDPSSWYSGLCPCLPGTVFSSSPSPTLGLTRVSPARPANERSVSLTLSLIRFSHPPLSLLKS
- the git2a gene encoding ARF GTPase-activating protein GIT2a isoform X1, with the translated sequence MSKRLRNTELCADCSAPDPRWASVNRGVLICDECCSVHRSLGRHSSQVRHLRHTPWPPTQLQMVQTLYSNGANSIWEHSLLDPASVMSGKRKANPQDKLHPNKSEFIKAKYQMLAFVHRMPCREDDSSTANDLSKQLHSSVRTGNLETCLRLLSLGAQANFFHPEKGNTPLHVAAKAGQVSQAELLTVYGADPGAPDSNGKTPIDYAREAGHHELAERLVEIQYELTDRLAFYLCGRRPDHKNGQHFIVPQMADRNISLDLSELAKAAKRKLQSLSNHLFEELAMDVYDEVDRRETDAVWLATQNHSTLVTETTVVPFLPVNPEYSSTRNQGRQKLARFNAHEFATLVIDILSDAKRRQRGNSVASPKDNIEFILKNIGGRRSDTQDNDQPDYDSVASDEDTDQDLPSSKGDRTKVLGPQSLDSDLSDGPITMQEYVDLKNALTASEVKIQHLMKANNNLSDELRLMQKKLHTLQSENSSLRRQVTANIYQIPSSSEYPDPSSPSALKRRQSSRASRPMSMYETGSGLKPFLSKGETPYPEEGIPTLQPFPPHTEKGPFATTSSSLPSFPSTLSWSKDDSCEKASKLEKQSSMPESDYDNTFNDSEVDDSGLGRRGRMRSCGWLGEGSSIPELDDPETEPDPALPSTEDVIRKTEQITKNIQELLRAAQENKHDSRPCEREGVRRLRHSLGCFSTLVPWAEKAPAPLHPLSLRPPDPSSWYSGLCPCLPGTVFSSSPSPTLGLTRVSPARPANERSVSLTLSLIRFSHPPLSLLKS
- the git2a gene encoding ARF GTPase-activating protein GIT2a isoform X13, with amino-acid sequence MSKRLRNTELCADCSAPDPRWASVNRGVLICDECCSVHRSLGRHSSQVRHLRHTPWPPTQLQMVQTLYSNGANSIWEHSLLDPASVMSGKRKANPQDKLHPNKSEFIKAKYQMLAFVHRMPCREDDSSTANDLSKQLHSSVRTGNLETCLRLLSLGAQANFFHPEKGNTPLHVAAKAGQVSQAELLTVYGADPGAPDSNGKTPIDYAREAGHHELAERLVEIQYELTDRLAFYLCGRRPDHKNGQHFIVPQMADRNISLDLSELAKAAKRKLQSLSNHLFEELAMDVYDEVDRRETDAVWLATQNHSTLVTETTVVPFLPVNPEYSSTRNQGRQKLARFNAHEFATLVIDILSDAKRRQRGNSVASPKDNIEFILKNIGGRRSDTQDNDQPDYDSVASDEDTDQDLPSSKGDRTKVLGPQSLDSDLSDGPITMQEYVDLKNALTASEVKIQHLMKANNNLSDELRLMQKKASKLEKQSSMPESDYDNTFNDSEVDDSGLGRRGRMRSCGWLGEGSSIPELDDPETEPDPALPSTEDVIRKTEQITKNIQELLRAAQENKHDSRPCEREGVRRLRHSLGCFSTLVPWAEKAPAPLHPLSLRPPDPSSWYSGLCPCLPGTVFSSSPSPTLGLTRVSPARPANERSVSLTLSLIRFSHPPLSLLKS